A single genomic interval of Planctomycetota bacterium harbors:
- a CDS encoding glycerate kinase produces MPATLMTTDEGLSATSSPRTWRPSLSTTVTCLADAAPVHPSVSTTSKLRRPAHVRASNISVSCMTLTRPNPSLHYKCGNGSEQDYYKDDPCAPRFASLMKFMKILVAPDKFKESLTAHAAAQAIAAGVHRVRPDAQIDLCPVADGGEGTVDALVHATGGTLRQTRVTGPLGEAVEATWGMLGDGHTAVIEMAQAAGLALVPPTLRNPMHTTTRGVGELILAAVDSGATKIILGIGGSATTDGGAGMAEALGYRFVGASSPMTGGQMSRIGHVDASGRDARLTGVSIVAACDVTNPLTGPDGAAAVYGPQKGATPGQVKALEAGLAHLALLLPSVDAQSPGMGAAGGLGFGLVAFAGAKLERGLDLVLDAVHFDERVRDAKLVITGEGRLDGQSLSGKVCLGIAGAAGKYGVPTMALVGAAADDAALTLDHGLAAYHTLVSPTVPPRRAMSEAAALLEKLAARVVDRYL; encoded by the coding sequence ATGCCCGCGACGTTGATGACCACCGACGAGGGATTGTCGGCGACGAGCTCGCCGCGCACCTGGCGACCATCCTTGAGCACCACCGTCACCTGTCTCGCCGACGCTGCGCCGGTCCATCCCAGCGTCAGCACCACCAGCAAGCTCAGGCGACCGGCCCACGTGCGTGCATCGAACATAAGCGTCTCCTGCATGACTTTAACGCGCCCAAATCCGTCCCTACACTATAAATGCGGCAACGGCTCGGAGCAAGACTACTATAAAGACGACCCCTGCGCTCCCCGGTTCGCCTCTTTGATGAAGTTCATGAAGATTCTCGTCGCGCCCGACAAGTTCAAGGAATCGCTCACCGCCCATGCCGCGGCGCAGGCCATCGCGGCGGGCGTCCACCGGGTCCGCCCCGATGCTCAAATCGACCTGTGCCCCGTCGCCGACGGCGGGGAAGGCACCGTTGACGCACTGGTCCACGCCACCGGCGGCACGCTGCGGCAAACCCGCGTGACCGGCCCGCTGGGCGAGGCGGTCGAAGCGACATGGGGCATGCTCGGCGACGGGCACACGGCGGTGATCGAAATGGCGCAGGCGGCGGGGCTCGCGCTCGTGCCCCCCACGCTGCGCAATCCGATGCACACGACCACGCGCGGCGTCGGCGAACTGATCCTCGCCGCCGTCGACAGCGGGGCGACGAAAATCATTCTCGGCATCGGCGGCAGCGCGACCACCGATGGCGGGGCCGGCATGGCTGAGGCGCTGGGCTACCGGTTTGTCGGTGCGTCGTCGCCGATGACGGGCGGGCAGATGAGCCGCATCGGGCATGTGGATGCAAGCGGTCGTGACGCTCGACTCACCGGCGTGTCGATCGTCGCGGCGTGCGATGTGACCAATCCGCTGACGGGACCGGATGGCGCGGCGGCGGTGTACGGGCCTCAGAAGGGCGCGACGCCGGGGCAGGTCAAGGCGCTGGAGGCGGGGTTGGCGCATCTGGCGTTGTTGTTGCCGAGTGTTGATGCGCAGTCGCCGGGCATGGGCGCGGCGGGGGGGTTGGGCTTCGGCCTCGTCGCCTTCGCCGGCGCGAAACTTGAGCGCGGGCTCGACCTTGTGCTGGATGCGGTGCATTTCGATGAGCGCGTGCGCGATGCGAAGCTGGTCATCACGGGCGAGGGGCGACTCGACGGCCAGTCGCTGTCGGGCAAGGTCTGTCTGGGCATCGCCGGCGCGGCGGGTAAATACGGCGTGCCGACGATGGCGCTCGTCGGCGCCGCGGCCGACGATGCGGCGCTGACGCTCGATCACGGACTGGCTGCATATCACACGCTGGTGAGTCCGACGGTGCCGCCGCGGCGGGCGATGAGCGAGGCGGCGGCGCTTTTGGAGAAGCTGGCGGCGCGCGTGGTGGATCGGTATTTGTGA
- the queD gene encoding 6-carboxytetrahydropterin synthase QueD produces the protein MKVHLTKSFSFEAAHWLPTFPETHKCRRMHGHSFRVDVVVSGDVPESQGYLIDYGDIKQAIAPVEKQLDHYLLNEIPGLENPTAENLSRWIWDKLKPALPMLSCIRVHETCTSACEYHGE, from the coding sequence ATGAAAGTCCACCTCACCAAATCCTTCTCCTTCGAAGCCGCTCACTGGCTCCCGACGTTTCCCGAAACGCACAAGTGCCGCCGCATGCACGGCCACAGCTTCCGCGTCGACGTCGTCGTCAGCGGCGATGTCCCTGAATCGCAGGGTTACCTGATCGACTACGGCGACATCAAGCAGGCCATCGCCCCCGTCGAAAAGCAGCTCGACCATTACCTGCTCAACGAAATCCCCGGCCTCGAAAACCCGACCGCCGAAAACCTCTCCCGCTGGATCTGGGACAAACTCAAGCCCGCCCTGCCGATGCTCTCCTGCATCCGCGTCCACGAAACCTGCACCAGCGCCTGCGAATACCACGGCGAATGA
- a CDS encoding radical SAM protein encodes MSTLAVNEIFFSIQGESTWAGLPCVFVRLMGCHLRCGYCDTEYAFHEGVKRSLDDILADVSRRGGACRLVEITGGEPLLQPNVHPLMSHLADAGYTVLIETSGACDISPCDPRVIRIMDLKTPGSGEVERNLWSNVEHLTSRDEVKFVLASRADYEWAREVIRRYDLATRVHSVLVSAAHEMPPTAELPGCEGLNLRELAEWVLADNLPVRMQTQLHKLIWSPTARGV; translated from the coding sequence ATGAGCACGCTCGCCGTCAACGAAATCTTCTTCTCGATTCAGGGCGAAAGCACATGGGCCGGGCTGCCGTGCGTGTTCGTCCGGCTGATGGGTTGTCATCTGCGCTGCGGATACTGCGACACGGAATATGCGTTTCACGAAGGCGTGAAGCGCTCGCTCGATGACATCCTCGCCGACGTGTCGCGCCGCGGCGGGGCGTGCCGGCTCGTCGAAATCACCGGCGGGGAGCCGCTGCTTCAACCCAATGTCCATCCGCTCATGTCGCATCTCGCCGACGCCGGCTACACCGTGCTGATCGAAACCAGCGGCGCGTGCGACATCAGCCCATGCGACCCGCGCGTCATCCGCATCATGGACCTCAAAACCCCCGGCTCCGGCGAAGTCGAACGCAACCTCTGGTCGAATGTCGAGCATCTGACATCGCGCGATGAAGTGAAATTCGTGCTCGCCAGCCGGGCCGACTACGAATGGGCGCGCGAGGTGATCCGCCGCTACGATCTGGCGACACGTGTTCATTCCGTGCTTGTCAGCGCCGCGCACGAAATGCCGCCGACCGCCGAACTGCCCGGCTGCGAGGGGCTGAACCTGCGCGAGCTTGCCGAGTGGGTGCTCGCCGACAACTTGCCCGTCCGCATGCAGACCCAACTTCACAAACTCATCTGGTCCCCCACCGCCCGCGGCGTCTAG
- the queG gene encoding tRNA epoxyqueuosine(34) reductase QueG — protein MNPTADTLKQRARELGFALCGIAEARPSDHAAELHAWLAAGKHGDMTWLATNIETRIDPDRLLPGAKSVISVADYFGPGDRADSETHTARYVDFDDYHKVMKKRLHQWCDELSRDRPEHQFRACVDTAPMLEREFAMRAGLGWVGKNTLLIHPRLGSHLMLGEIVTTLDLPADACEGDHCGTCTRCIDACPTDCITPYSVDASRCISYLTIEHRSAIDPALHEAIGDWLYGCDICQDVCPFNKRLDQAPVHESYGVPRAAIDASDVLHWREEDRRAVFTRSAMKRAKLDQMKRNALIVITNRPPGNHVAALEARLQSIADDANEAPLVRETARQCFFRLTAPRNPAQ, from the coding sequence ATGAACCCGACCGCCGACACGCTCAAACAACGCGCCCGCGAACTGGGCTTCGCGCTGTGCGGCATCGCCGAGGCGCGGCCCTCTGATCATGCCGCCGAACTTCACGCATGGCTCGCCGCCGGCAAACATGGCGACATGACGTGGCTCGCAACAAACATCGAAACACGCATCGACCCCGATCGACTACTTCCGGGGGCGAAGTCCGTGATCAGCGTCGCCGACTACTTCGGGCCGGGTGATCGCGCCGACTCCGAAACACACACCGCGCGTTATGTCGATTTCGATGACTATCACAAAGTCATGAAGAAGCGGCTTCATCAGTGGTGCGACGAACTATCGCGCGACCGGCCCGAGCATCAGTTCCGAGCGTGCGTCGACACGGCGCCGATGCTCGAGCGCGAGTTCGCCATGCGGGCCGGCCTCGGGTGGGTCGGCAAGAACACGCTGCTGATTCATCCGCGACTCGGGTCGCACCTGATGCTCGGCGAGATTGTCACGACGCTCGACCTTCCCGCTGACGCTTGCGAGGGGGATCACTGCGGCACATGCACGCGATGCATCGACGCCTGTCCGACGGATTGCATCACGCCCTATTCCGTCGACGCTTCGCGCTGCATCAGCTATCTGACCATCGAGCATCGCAGCGCGATCGATCCCGCCCTGCACGAAGCGATCGGCGACTGGCTCTATGGCTGCGACATCTGTCAGGACGTGTGCCCATTTAATAAGCGGCTCGATCAGGCCCCGGTGCACGAAAGCTACGGCGTCCCCCGCGCGGCGATCGATGCAAGTGATGTGCTCCACTGGCGCGAAGAGGATCGGCGGGCTGTCTTCACGCGCTCGGCCATGAAACGCGCCAAGCTCGATCAGATGAAGCGCAATGCCCTGATTGTCATCACGAACCGACCGCCCGGTAACCATGTCGCCGCGCTCGAAGCCCGGCTTCAGAGCATCGCGGACGATGCGAATGAAGCCCCGCTCGTCCGGGAAACCGCCCGTCAATGTTTTTTTCGTTTGACGGCTCCAAGAAATCCCGCACAATAG
- a CDS encoding type II toxin-antitoxin system RelE/ParE family toxin: protein MAHVHRRPKAEDDLIEIWLSIASDSRDRADAFLDTIAARLRQCAEHPLSGRARDELMPALRSYVIEPYVVFYMPMDDGIDVVRVLHGARDVPTIFGDA from the coding sequence ATGGCGCATGTGCATCGTCGTCCCAAGGCCGAAGACGACCTTATCGAAATCTGGCTCTCCATCGCCTCCGACAGTCGGGACCGGGCGGATGCTTTTTTGGACACGATCGCGGCACGGCTGCGGCAGTGTGCGGAACATCCGTTGAGCGGTCGCGCACGCGATGAGTTGATGCCGGCGCTGCGCAGTTATGTCATCGAGCCGTATGTGGTGTTCTATATGCCGATGGACGACGGCATCGATGTGGTGCGCGTGTTGCATGGAGCGCGGGATGTGCCGACGATTTTTGGTGATGCGTGA
- a CDS encoding transposase: MIATRPNAASSCLDGAPQCIRSDNGLEFIAHEIQHWLDRTTVGTLYIHKGSPWENAYIESFNGKLRDELLNGELFLSLDEARCVLDEWRMDYNHRRPLLR, translated from the coding sequence TTGATCGCAACAAGGCCTAACGCTGCGTCTTCTTGCCTCGACGGAGCGCCGCAATGTATCCGTTCAGACAATGGTCTGGAGTTCATCGCCCATGAGATTCAACACTGGCTGGATCGCACGACGGTCGGTACGCTGTACATTCACAAGGGTAGTCCGTGGGAGAACGCGTATATCGAATCGTTCAACGGCAAGCTGCGTGACGAACTGCTCAACGGCGAGCTGTTCCTGAGCCTGGACGAAGCCCGCTGCGTGCTGGACGAGTGGCGAATGGATTACAATCACCGCCGACCGCTTCTTCGTTGA
- a CDS encoding type II toxin-antitoxin system ParD family antitoxin has translation MHVSLTPEMERLVAEKIATGRYRSADEVIQEGLRLLDRHEQSSNLKSAINEGVASGAATPLDMQKIKSEARKRHERAKKV, from the coding sequence ATGCATGTTTCGTTGACACCTGAAATGGAGCGGCTCGTCGCGGAGAAGATTGCGACGGGGCGGTATCGGTCTGCGGACGAAGTTATCCAGGAAGGATTGCGCCTGCTGGACAGACACGAACAGTCGTCCAATCTCAAATCGGCGATCAACGAAGGCGTCGCGAGCGGTGCGGCGACTCCTTTGGACATGCAAAAGATCAAATCCGAAGCCCGCAAACGTCACGAGCGCGCCAAAAAGGTGTGA
- the queC gene encoding 7-cyano-7-deazaguanine synthase QueC: protein MESSSTSRAVVLLSGGLDSATALAIAIEAGFTPAALSFDYGQRHRHELTAAARLAAAMNVADHRTARIDLRAFGGSALTADIDVPKDRDESQMAHGIPITYVPARNTIFLSYALALAEVIGAADIFIGVNAVDYSGYPDCRPEYIRAFEKMANLATRAAVEGHIKLTVHTPLIDLPKIEIIRRGLELGVDYALTHSCYDPHKDGRPCEHCDACLLRQRAFEQLGMIDPVLTGGAR, encoded by the coding sequence ATGGAATCTTCGTCAACATCCCGCGCCGTCGTCCTCCTCTCCGGCGGGCTCGACAGCGCGACCGCGCTGGCCATCGCCATCGAGGCGGGCTTCACGCCGGCGGCGCTGTCCTTCGACTATGGTCAGCGGCACCGTCACGAACTGACCGCCGCCGCCCGGCTCGCCGCCGCCATGAACGTCGCCGATCATCGCACCGCACGCATCGACCTGCGCGCCTTCGGCGGGTCCGCGCTGACCGCCGACATCGACGTGCCCAAGGACCGCGATGAATCGCAGATGGCGCATGGCATCCCCATCACCTATGTCCCCGCCCGCAACACGATCTTTCTCAGTTACGCCCTCGCCCTCGCCGAGGTGATCGGCGCCGCGGACATCTTCATCGGCGTCAACGCCGTCGATTACTCGGGCTACCCCGACTGCCGGCCCGAATACATCCGTGCGTTCGAGAAGATGGCCAACCTCGCCACGCGCGCCGCCGTCGAAGGGCACATCAAGCTGACCGTTCATACCCCGCTCATCGACCTGCCGAAAATCGAAATCATCCGCCGCGGGCTCGAACTGGGCGTCGATTATGCGCTGACGCATTCGTGTTACGATCCGCACAAAGACGGCCGGCCGTGCGAACATTGCGACGCCTGCCTGCTGCGCCAGCGGGCGTTTGAGCAACTGGGCATGATCGACCCCGTGTTGACGGGCGGTGCGCGATGA
- a CDS encoding UbiX family flavin prenyltransferase: protein MSKRIVIGISGASGAAYAQRVIQLLVEASCQVHLVVSPLGQRLLHDELGMEGVNLAALAGREPHGITYHNYRDVGAPIASGSFRHDGMIVVPCSNNSLSAIATGRSDNLLHRAANVALKERLPLVLAHREMPLSMVEIRNMAAATEAGAIIAPTNPGFYMLPARIEDLVDFVAGRLLDLVNVPHALNTRWTDSPANFRSESGD from the coding sequence ATGTCCAAACGCATCGTCATCGGCATCAGCGGGGCCAGCGGGGCGGCGTACGCGCAGCGTGTGATCCAACTGCTTGTTGAAGCAAGCTGCCAGGTGCATCTGGTCGTCTCGCCGCTGGGGCAGCGGCTTTTGCACGACGAACTGGGCATGGAAGGCGTGAACCTCGCCGCGCTCGCCGGCCGCGAGCCGCACGGCATCACGTATCACAATTACCGCGATGTCGGCGCTCCGATCGCTTCGGGCTCGTTCCGCCACGACGGCATGATCGTCGTGCCCTGCTCCAACAATTCGCTGTCCGCCATCGCCACCGGCCGCAGCGACAATCTGCTGCACCGGGCGGCGAACGTCGCGCTCAAGGAGCGGTTGCCGCTCGTGCTGGCGCATCGCGAGATGCCGCTGAGCATGGTGGAGATTCGCAACATGGCCGCCGCCACCGAAGCCGGGGCGATCATCGCGCCGACGAATCCGGGCTTTTACATGTTGCCGGCGCGCATCGAGGACCTCGTCGACTTCGTCGCGGGCCGGCTGCTCGATCTGGTCAACGTCCCGCACGCGCTCAACACGCGCTGGACCGACTCTCCCGCCAATTTCCGATCCGAATCGGGCGATTGA